A genomic region of Mustela erminea isolate mMusErm1 chromosome 12, mMusErm1.Pri, whole genome shotgun sequence contains the following coding sequences:
- the PRXL2C gene encoding peroxiredoxin-like 2C: MLSALGTVGSNPGGQMQGAEVDPALAAVTRQVSGRTAPATVPSGPERGQPLAAAVAELPVLDASGRQVPFGALFRERRAVVVFVRHFLCYICKEYVEDLAKIPKSFLQEADVTLIVIGQSSYHHIEPFCKLTGYSHEIYVDPEREIYKKLGMKRGEEIASSGNSPHIKSNILSGSIRSLWRAVTGPLFDFQGDPAQQGGTLILGPGNNIHFIHRDKNRLDHKPINSLLQLVGVRHVDFTSRPLVIHV, encoded by the exons ATGCTGTCCGCTTTGGGGACGGTGGGCTCGAACCCGGGCGGGCAGATGCAGGGTGCAGAGGTCGACCCCGCCCTCGCCGCAGTCACGCGGCAGGTCAGCGGTCGCACCGCCCCAGCCACAGTCCCGAGCGGCCCAGAGCGCGGGCAGCCCCTGGCCGCAGCGGTGGCCGAGCTGCCCGTGCTGGACGCCTCCGGGAGGCAGGTGCCTTTCGGCGCGCTGTTTCGGGAGCGTCGGGCTGTCGTAGTCTTCGTGAGG CATTTCCTGTGTTATATTTGCAAGGAATACGTAGAAGATCTGGCCAAAATCCCCAAGAGTTTTTTACAG GAAGCAGACGTCACTCTAATAGTGATTGGACAGTCATCCTATCATCATATCGAG cctttctgCAAACTGACTGGGTATTCTCATGAAATCTATGTTGATcctgagagagaaatttataaaaaattggGAATGAAAAGAGGTGAAGAAATTGCCTCTTCAG GAAACAGCCCCCACATAAAATCGAATATACTCTCAGGAAGCATTCGGAGTCTGTGGAGAGCAGTGACTGGCCCTCTCTTTGATTTTCAAGGagaccctgctcagcagggtggaACCCTCATCTTAGGTCCAG GTAACAACATCCATTTCATACACCGTGATAAAAATAGATTGGATCACAAACCCATCAACTCTCTTTTACAGCTTGTAGGAGTTCGGCACGTGGACTTCACAAGCAGACCTTTGGTTATCCATGTGTGA